From Paenibacillus graminis, a single genomic window includes:
- a CDS encoding Ger(x)C family spore germination protein translates to MNNKSLGLSLLIAMQMLLPLVITGCWDSVELNRRAIVSGVGIDRGPSDDQKYMLSFQVIVAEEISGEQTRSSSPVALYSGSGRTMFEALANASRQTARFLSLGHVRVVVISEEFAREGIKDMLDVLERESDMRLTSLVFITKDQPAREVMSTMTVFSKIPANDLVEKLNTTSKQFGYNYKMEVDDVIRGIQVRGGGPVINGVFTIGGRERADSNDNLKTITPHTILRISRLAVFKDDKLKGWLEGKTAFGTVLLLNKLKEFPVVIKNDNGYLAFNVYLSQVSVGAAAKDPEHPVINIKITQQAALKESPNSLDLTSPKVLEKLSEQLTQEARSQIQGAIAAARKLESDYIGFGEAVERKNPHGWKKVKDHWEDIFAACEIKIDADTVIRHTDMRGNSFQVY, encoded by the coding sequence ATGAACAATAAAAGTCTGGGACTCTCTCTCCTGATCGCCATGCAAATGCTGCTGCCCCTCGTTATAACCGGCTGCTGGGACAGTGTCGAGCTCAACCGGAGGGCGATCGTTTCCGGAGTTGGGATTGACAGGGGGCCGTCGGATGACCAGAAATATATGCTTTCCTTTCAGGTAATCGTTGCGGAGGAGATCTCCGGAGAACAGACCAGAAGCAGTTCGCCGGTGGCTTTATATTCCGGAAGCGGACGGACGATGTTTGAAGCGCTGGCGAATGCCTCGCGGCAAACTGCACGTTTTTTGTCGCTCGGGCATGTCCGAGTGGTGGTCATTTCCGAGGAATTCGCCCGTGAAGGCATTAAAGATATGCTGGATGTGCTGGAAAGGGAAAGCGACATGCGGCTGACCAGCCTGGTGTTTATCACTAAGGATCAGCCGGCCAGAGAAGTGATGTCGACCATGACTGTATTCAGCAAGATTCCTGCCAACGATCTGGTTGAAAAGCTGAACACTACCTCGAAGCAGTTTGGCTACAATTACAAAATGGAAGTGGATGATGTAATCAGAGGCATCCAGGTCAGGGGAGGGGGGCCGGTTATTAATGGTGTTTTCACGATCGGAGGCAGAGAACGCGCGGATTCCAATGACAACTTGAAAACGATCACTCCGCATACGATACTGAGGATTTCCAGATTGGCCGTATTTAAGGATGATAAGCTCAAAGGCTGGCTTGAAGGAAAAACCGCATTCGGTACAGTGCTTCTGCTTAACAAGCTTAAAGAATTTCCCGTAGTAATAAAAAATGATAACGGCTATTTGGCATTCAATGTGTATCTATCTCAAGTATCGGTTGGTGCAGCGGCTAAGGATCCTGAACATCCTGTGATCAACATTAAAATCACCCAACAAGCGGCGCTCAAGGAATCTCCAAATTCGCTTGACCTTACCTCGCCCAAAGTCCTGGAGAAGCTGTCGGAGCAGTTAACGCAGGAGGCCCGCAGCCAAATCCAGGGGGCGATTGCCGCTGCCCGGAAGCTGGAAAGTGATTATATCGGCTTCGGAGAGGCCGTTGAACGGAAAAATCCACACGGCTGGAAGAAGGTCAAGGATCACTGGGAGGATATTTTTGCGGCTTGCGAGATCAAAATCGATGCGGACACCGTAATCAGACATACGGATATGCGGGGGAATTCCTTCCAGGTGTATTGA
- a CDS encoding GerAB/ArcD/ProY family transporter, protein MGTVKIGLIQFFSITLLFELGTALVVNLGMAAGRDAWLSILIGCAGGIGLFAGYAYLYRKYPGLPFTAYTRKLLGKYIGTPVGLIYVIFYINLAARDLRDGSTMLAMATMHNTPLFILSMLMILSSAYVLHKGVEVLTRTSMVFLILVLLIGIFSTLMLMFSGSINLNRLLPMLENGVEPVIRSVLHQNYMFPFGEMIAFTMLMPFLSNVKKGPWVIAGAMLVSALMLSFTMALNISVLGADIVERSPLPLMPTISKISISDFIQRVDIFVVMVLIIGVFFKISVFFAAALIGISDLFGIPYRKMLYPCTLIILFISMLDARSFTEHLDEGGKLLYTVYPLFMIAIPAVLILISVLKSYFSASRPG, encoded by the coding sequence ATGGGAACGGTTAAAATCGGGCTGATCCAGTTTTTCAGCATCACCCTTCTGTTTGAACTGGGAACGGCGCTGGTCGTTAATCTGGGCATGGCAGCAGGCAGGGATGCATGGCTCTCTATCCTTATTGGCTGTGCGGGCGGTATAGGCTTGTTCGCAGGATACGCTTATTTGTACAGAAAATACCCTGGGCTGCCTTTTACAGCCTATACCCGAAAGCTGCTGGGTAAATATATCGGTACCCCCGTAGGGTTGATCTATGTTATTTTTTATATCAATCTGGCCGCCCGCGATTTGCGGGACGGCAGTACAATGCTCGCGATGGCTACCATGCATAACACCCCGTTGTTCATTCTCAGTATGCTGATGATTCTTTCAAGCGCCTATGTTCTGCACAAAGGTGTTGAAGTTCTAACCCGGACATCCATGGTTTTTCTGATCCTTGTTCTGCTGATCGGCATATTCAGTACCCTTATGCTGATGTTCTCGGGATCTATTAATCTGAACCGGCTTCTTCCGATGCTGGAGAATGGGGTAGAACCTGTGATCCGTTCAGTGCTGCATCAGAACTATATGTTCCCCTTTGGCGAAATGATTGCTTTTACCATGCTCATGCCCTTTCTCTCTAATGTAAAAAAAGGACCATGGGTCATTGCTGGAGCGATGCTGGTTTCCGCTCTGATGCTAAGTTTTACGATGGCTCTGAACATCTCTGTGCTCGGGGCGGATATTGTGGAGCGTTCGCCTCTGCCGCTGATGCCTACGATCAGCAAAATATCGATTTCAGACTTTATTCAACGTGTGGATATTTTTGTGGTCATGGTGTTGATTATCGGTGTGTTTTTTAAAATTTCGGTGTTTTTTGCTGCGGCGCTGATCGGCATTTCTGACCTCTTCGGCATACCTTACCGAAAAATGCTTTATCCCTGCACGCTGATTATTTTGTTTATCTCTATGCTGGATGCCCGCAGCTTTACCGAGCATCTGGATGAGGGAGGGAAATTGCTGTATACCGTGTATCCGCTCTTCATGATAGCCATACCGGCTGTTCTGATCCTCATCTCGGTATTAAAAAGCTATTTCTCGGCTTCCCGGCCGGGCTGA
- a CDS encoding Rqc2 family fibronectin-binding protein, with protein sequence MALDGIVTRAIVHELQPFIGARIGKIYQPSTHDLIFILRGSGGGGKLLLSANPTYPRVHLTDRNSINPAEAPMFCMLMRKHCEGGTIESISQVGMERIIHIQVRTRDELGDVSAKKIIIELMGRHSNIILTELATGTIIDGIHHVTPTISSYRNVMPGIAYIEPPQQHKLNPLDIGKEAFVSLAAAAEEAALLADSGEEQEPEEIIEGELADLLKSLEEPKADGSGGPAPSADPAGWMVHAFSGMSPLIAGEIVRQRGGGSVTSEGLSGNGQADSTVLTDHWTEEIASLWQAFNTVLEPVRECRFSPVSGANAKGKPVFSAIPLTLPDEHVKHYSSISSCLEDYYGDKAERDTVKQRVSDLIRFLSNERSKNVKKLANLQKDLDEAQDADQFRIWGELLFASLHAVSKGDKQAKLVNYYDEDQAEITIPLDPLLNPSDNAQRYFKKYNKYKNSLLVINEQLLKTHEEIAYMETLLQQLAHASLNDIEEIRDELVSQGYLRDRSKKGKKKKKATRPTLQVFTSSEGIDIYVGKNNLQNEYVTNRLASANDTWLHTKDIPGSHVVIRSESFGDATLEEAAQLAAYFSQAKQSSSVPVDCTLIRHVRKPSGAKPGFVIYDHQKTLFVTPDEERIKSLPNTLKS encoded by the coding sequence ATGGCATTAGACGGCATTGTAACCCGAGCGATCGTGCATGAGCTTCAACCCTTTATTGGTGCACGCATCGGCAAAATATATCAACCCAGCACACACGATTTGATCTTCATCCTGCGCGGCTCCGGCGGCGGCGGCAAGCTGCTGCTGTCAGCCAATCCGACCTACCCCCGGGTTCATCTGACCGACAGGAACAGCATTAATCCGGCGGAAGCGCCGATGTTCTGCATGCTGATGCGCAAGCACTGTGAAGGCGGAACTATTGAGAGCATCAGCCAGGTCGGCATGGAGCGCATCATTCATATCCAGGTGCGGACCCGGGATGAGTTAGGAGATGTATCCGCCAAAAAAATCATTATTGAGCTGATGGGCCGGCACAGCAATATCATTCTGACGGAGCTTGCGACCGGCACCATTATCGACGGCATTCATCATGTCACTCCGACGATCAGCAGCTACCGGAACGTAATGCCCGGCATCGCCTATATCGAGCCGCCGCAGCAGCATAAGCTGAACCCTCTTGACATCGGAAAAGAGGCCTTTGTGAGCCTTGCAGCGGCGGCAGAAGAAGCGGCGCTGCTGGCTGACTCCGGCGAAGAGCAGGAGCCTGAGGAGATCATCGAGGGCGAGCTGGCCGACCTCCTGAAGTCGCTGGAGGAGCCGAAGGCGGACGGCTCCGGCGGTCCCGCGCCCTCAGCCGACCCTGCCGGCTGGATGGTCCATGCCTTCAGCGGAATGAGTCCGCTGATCGCCGGAGAAATTGTGCGGCAGCGCGGCGGCGGATCTGTTACGTCCGAAGGGCTCTCAGGGAACGGGCAAGCCGATTCCACTGTATTGACTGACCATTGGACGGAAGAAATAGCGTCATTATGGCAAGCCTTCAATACGGTGCTTGAACCGGTGCGGGAATGCAGATTCTCTCCGGTATCCGGAGCAAATGCCAAAGGCAAGCCTGTCTTCTCGGCGATTCCCCTGACCCTTCCGGATGAGCATGTGAAGCACTATAGCTCCATCAGCAGCTGTCTGGAGGATTATTACGGGGATAAAGCCGAGCGCGATACGGTGAAGCAGCGGGTCAGCGACCTGATCCGCTTCCTCAGCAATGAACGCAGCAAAAACGTCAAAAAGCTGGCCAACCTGCAAAAGGACCTGGACGAAGCCCAGGATGCCGATCAATTCCGGATCTGGGGCGAGCTGCTGTTCGCTTCCCTTCATGCCGTATCCAAAGGTGACAAACAAGCCAAGCTTGTCAATTATTATGATGAGGACCAGGCGGAAATCACCATCCCGCTTGATCCGCTGCTTAACCCATCGGACAATGCGCAGCGCTATTTCAAAAAATACAACAAATACAAAAACAGCCTGCTGGTAATCAACGAACAGCTGCTCAAAACCCATGAGGAAATTGCCTACATGGAAACGCTGCTTCAGCAGTTGGCCCATGCTTCCCTGAATGATATCGAGGAAATCCGCGACGAGCTTGTGAGCCAGGGCTACCTGCGTGACCGCAGCAAAAAAGGCAAGAAAAAGAAAAAAGCCACCCGGCCCACTCTGCAGGTGTTCACTTCTTCGGAAGGCATAGACATTTATGTGGGCAAAAACAATCTGCAGAACGAATATGTTACCAACCGTCTCGCTTCGGCGAACGATACTTGGCTGCATACCAAGGACATTCCCGGCTCACATGTAGTGATCCGCAGCGAATCATTTGGCGACGCCACCCTTGAGGAAGCCGCACAGCTGGCAGCTTACTTCAGCCAGGCCAAGCAATCAAGCAGCGTCCCTGTGGACTGCACGCTGATCCGCCATGTCCGCAAGCCCAGCGGGGCAAAACCCGGCTTCGTCATATACGATCATCAAAAGACCCTATTCGTCACTCCCGACGAGGAGCGGATCAAAAGCCTGCCGAATACCCTGAAGAGTTAA
- a CDS encoding calcium-translocating P-type ATPase, SERCA-type — protein sequence MEQKSWHRLGAEELQKMFGVHPGSGLSGEDAAQRLKEKGHNELSEGKAISPLTLLLNQFKDFMVLVLMGATLISGLLGEYLDAITIVAIIILNGVLGFVQEFRAERSLRALKQLSAPAAKVLRDGRVEHIPAKMLVPGDIVLLESGDRIPADVRWLQCSALYAEESALTGESLPVSKHSEVIHTEEIPLGDQKNIGFMGTMVTRGTGRAIVVRTGMDTEMGKIADLILNTESQETPLQHRLEQLGKILIYVSLGLTIVVVIAGILHGQPAAAMFLAGVSLAVAAIPEGLPAIVTIALALGVQRMIKRKAIVRKLPSVETLGCASVICSDKTGTLTQNKMTVTRLWNAGRILEVTGEGYAPSGHVLEKGRPIDLKNDQNLRRMLQIGALCNNAEIIETFPGEMRAKRKGKEKVSEADKDVGSQPVWELKGDPTEGALVALSAKMGLTAQSLGVTYARETEFPFDSERKLMSVVVSHPGGRMICTKGAPDVLLNNCTYMLWEGAVVPCTPTLRQKVLEANEAMASGALRVLGMAYRDMRSGEVAGSEKEAESQLVFAGLAGMIDPPRREVRDAISLTRRAGIKTVMITGDHGTTAEAIAHQLGILQRGGTVLTGSQLTRMDDDALDKVSDNVYVYARVSPEHKLRIVKSLQRHGHVVAMTGDGVNDAPAIKAADIGISMGITGTDVTKEASALILGDDNFSTIVAAIEEGRNIYENIRKFIRYLLASNVGEILTMFFAMMLGLPLPLVPIQILWVNLVTDGLPAMALGVDQAEKDLMEHKPRGAKENIFARRLGWKIISRGLLIGLCTLAAFWMTLRIDPSSPVQLIRAQSVAFATLVMAQLIHVFDCRSSRSVFHRNPLQNKYLVLAVLSSILLMLVVMYLPVLQPIFKTVPLSFREWCLVLVMAGIPTFLMGAGSVWGGKKNRSRSGGRTMIKSTKISA from the coding sequence ATGGAACAAAAAAGTTGGCACCGGCTCGGTGCAGAGGAACTGCAGAAGATGTTCGGCGTTCATCCGGGATCGGGCCTAAGCGGAGAGGATGCCGCGCAGAGGCTGAAGGAGAAGGGCCACAATGAGCTGTCCGAAGGGAAGGCGATATCCCCGCTGACCCTGCTGCTGAACCAGTTCAAGGATTTTATGGTGCTGGTGCTGATGGGGGCGACACTGATATCCGGCCTGCTCGGTGAATATCTCGACGCGATAACGATTGTCGCCATCATTATCCTGAACGGGGTACTGGGATTTGTGCAGGAATTCCGCGCCGAGCGATCGCTTAGAGCGCTCAAGCAGCTCTCGGCACCGGCTGCGAAGGTGCTGCGCGATGGCAGGGTTGAGCACATTCCCGCCAAAATGCTCGTACCTGGCGACATCGTGCTGCTCGAGAGCGGTGACCGGATTCCGGCAGATGTCCGCTGGCTGCAGTGCAGTGCGCTGTACGCTGAGGAATCCGCCTTAACCGGGGAATCGCTGCCTGTCTCCAAGCATTCGGAAGTGATTCATACCGAGGAAATCCCGCTTGGCGACCAGAAAAATATCGGTTTCATGGGGACGATGGTCACCCGGGGGACTGGCCGGGCGATCGTGGTCAGAACAGGCATGGATACCGAGATGGGCAAAATCGCCGATCTGATTCTGAATACCGAATCTCAGGAAACCCCGCTGCAGCACCGGTTAGAGCAGCTCGGCAAAATTCTCATCTATGTCTCGCTGGGTCTGACCATTGTAGTTGTCATTGCAGGCATCCTGCACGGGCAGCCTGCGGCTGCCATGTTCCTGGCTGGCGTGAGCCTTGCCGTTGCGGCTATTCCGGAAGGGCTGCCGGCCATTGTGACCATTGCTCTTGCGCTCGGCGTCCAGCGGATGATCAAGCGGAAGGCGATTGTCCGCAAGCTGCCTTCAGTGGAAACCCTCGGCTGCGCATCGGTCATTTGCTCCGATAAGACGGGAACGCTGACCCAGAATAAGATGACGGTAACACGGCTGTGGAATGCCGGACGGATTCTGGAAGTCACTGGTGAAGGCTATGCCCCAAGCGGACATGTGCTGGAAAAAGGCAGGCCCATTGACCTGAAAAATGATCAAAATCTGCGGCGCATGCTCCAGATCGGTGCTTTGTGCAACAATGCCGAGATCATTGAGACGTTTCCCGGTGAGATGCGCGCCAAGCGCAAAGGGAAGGAAAAAGTAAGTGAGGCGGACAAGGATGTTGGCAGCCAGCCGGTCTGGGAACTGAAAGGTGATCCGACAGAAGGAGCGCTGGTCGCCTTATCCGCAAAAATGGGACTGACTGCGCAGTCGCTGGGTGTAACCTACGCAAGAGAGACGGAATTTCCGTTCGATTCCGAACGAAAGCTGATGTCTGTGGTTGTGAGCCATCCCGGGGGACGGATGATCTGCACCAAAGGCGCGCCGGATGTTCTCCTGAACAACTGTACCTACATGCTGTGGGAAGGTGCAGTCGTGCCTTGCACACCTACCTTGCGCCAGAAGGTCCTGGAGGCTAATGAAGCAATGGCGTCAGGCGCGCTGCGTGTGCTGGGGATGGCTTATCGTGATATGCGTTCAGGTGAGGTTGCGGGCAGCGAAAAGGAAGCGGAAAGCCAGCTGGTATTCGCTGGACTGGCCGGGATGATCGATCCGCCGCGGCGTGAGGTGCGTGATGCCATCAGCCTCACCCGCCGGGCTGGAATCAAGACCGTAATGATCACCGGGGATCATGGCACCACAGCGGAAGCGATTGCCCACCAGTTGGGCATTCTGCAGCGCGGCGGGACGGTGCTTACCGGCAGCCAGCTTACACGGATGGACGACGATGCTCTGGATAAGGTGTCGGATAATGTATACGTGTATGCCCGGGTCTCCCCTGAGCATAAACTGCGCATCGTCAAGTCCCTGCAGCGTCACGGGCATGTGGTGGCTATGACCGGCGACGGCGTTAACGATGCTCCGGCGATCAAAGCGGCGGATATCGGCATCTCCATGGGCATCACGGGCACGGATGTAACCAAGGAAGCGTCGGCGCTCATCCTGGGCGACGACAATTTCTCGACGATTGTAGCGGCCATTGAGGAGGGCCGGAACATTTACGAGAATATCCGTAAATTTATCCGTTACCTGCTCGCTTCCAACGTCGGAGAAATTTTGACGATGTTCTTCGCCATGATGCTCGGGCTGCCGCTGCCGCTGGTTCCGATCCAGATTCTCTGGGTTAATCTGGTAACCGACGGGCTGCCGGCAATGGCCCTGGGCGTGGACCAGGCTGAGAAGGATTTGATGGAACACAAGCCCCGCGGCGCCAAGGAGAACATCTTTGCCCGCCGCCTCGGCTGGAAAATCATCAGCCGCGGATTGCTGATCGGCCTGTGCACATTGGCCGCTTTCTGGATGACGCTCCGTATTGACCCAAGCAGCCCCGTGCAGTTGATCCGGGCGCAGTCGGTTGCTTTTGCCACATTAGTCATGGCCCAGCTGATTCATGTCTTCGACTGCCGTAGCTCCCGCTCGGTGTTTCACCGCAATCCGCTCCAGAACAAATATCTGGTGCTTGCTGTGCTCTCATCCATACTGCTGATGCTGGTTGTGATGTATCTGCCGGTTCTCCAGCCAATCTTCAAGACCGTACCGCTCAGTTTCCGCGAATGGTGTCTGGTGCTCGTCATGGCAGGCATCCCTACCTTCCTGATGGGGGCGGGCAGCGTATGGGGGGGCAAGAAGAACCGCAGCCGCAGCGGAGGGCGGACGATGATAAAAAGTACAAAAATTTCGGCATAA
- the dapF gene encoding diaminopimelate epimerase: MEFTKMHGLGNDFIIVFGEQELPGNASELAVTLCNRFFGIGADGLVYILPSERGDYMMRIMNSDGSEAEQCGNAIRCVSKYVYEHGLVSSEQIVIETIGAGEQKVSLQVKDGVVETVTVDMGEPVLSGTQIPVAIDAEPVLDQPIEADGRAFKFTAVSMGNPHCVIYVDDAVGFDLATWGPKLEVHPLFPRKVNVEFATVLDRSHVDMRVWERGAGPTLACGTGACATLVSSVLNGLTDRSATISLKGGDLFIEWNEQDNHVYMTGPAQVVYTGSVEL; encoded by the coding sequence ATGGAATTTACCAAAATGCACGGCCTGGGCAATGACTTTATTATTGTTTTCGGCGAGCAGGAGCTGCCGGGGAATGCCTCTGAGCTGGCAGTTACACTATGCAACCGGTTCTTTGGCATCGGTGCCGATGGACTGGTGTATATCCTTCCGTCGGAACGCGGCGATTATATGATGCGCATTATGAATTCAGACGGCTCCGAAGCAGAGCAATGCGGCAATGCGATCCGCTGTGTGTCCAAATATGTCTATGAGCACGGACTGGTCAGCTCAGAGCAGATAGTAATTGAAACGATTGGTGCGGGTGAACAGAAGGTAAGCTTGCAGGTGAAGGATGGAGTGGTGGAGACGGTTACGGTCGATATGGGCGAGCCTGTATTGTCGGGAACACAGATTCCTGTAGCCATTGATGCCGAGCCGGTGCTGGACCAGCCGATTGAGGCGGATGGAAGAGCGTTCAAATTCACTGCCGTATCCATGGGCAATCCCCACTGTGTAATCTATGTGGACGATGCCGTAGGTTTTGATCTGGCCACCTGGGGGCCGAAGCTCGAAGTCCACCCGTTGTTCCCGAGAAAAGTAAACGTTGAATTCGCCACCGTGCTGGACCGCAGCCATGTCGATATGCGTGTCTGGGAACGCGGAGCAGGGCCTACATTGGCCTGTGGAACCGGTGCTTGCGCCACGCTCGTTTCCTCTGTGCTGAACGGTCTGACTGACCGTTCAGCAACGATCAGCTTGAAGGGCGGCGATCTCTTTATTGAATGGAATGAACAAGACAATCATGTCTACATGACGGGTCCCGCACAGGTTGTTTATACGGGTTCTGTTGAGCTCTAA
- a CDS encoding spore germination protein: METKGQWKRSAKAAHTDQTVSQTGRLSGLCLELSESLASIQSELGNSPDLIIRQIQLGGPLRIQAAAVHLSGLADTTEVNQFVIGSLLGNTESLFMDSEEGGSHGGRLPAMILSRALEIGEAEIKEEWKEMMLAVLSGDTAILLDGYAVSIVCATRGGEWRTVSEPTSQLVVRGPKDGFVESVATNISLIRRRIKSPKLRLEYMKIGSETQTLVALMYVKDIAGEDLISEVRERLGKIAMDEVLESGYVEELIQDKTFTPFPTIYNSERPDVAAGNLLEGRVVIIVDGTPFVLILPAVFTQFFQSAEDYSQRFDITILMRLVRYLSFIVLILGPSVYISLTTYHYEMIPTTLLINLLAQRENVPFPAFVEALLMEGAFEILREAGVRMPRVIGQTVSVVGALILGSAVVEAGIITPIMVIVVALTGIASFAIPAYNMAIAGRLIRFAFLLLAGLFGFYGIVLGLIVMVAHMNSLRSFGIPYLSPFVPLSVKGQKDTFLRLPVWLMTPRKSPRQMRAEQPEFMRLTTGNEELLAPLIGKADNPPETAEGDRPDEQ; this comes from the coding sequence ATGGAGACGAAGGGTCAATGGAAGCGCAGTGCCAAAGCGGCACATACGGATCAAACGGTATCTCAGACCGGAAGACTGTCGGGGCTGTGTTTAGAACTGTCCGAGAGCCTGGCGAGTATTCAGTCCGAGCTTGGGAACAGCCCTGACCTCATCATACGCCAGATCCAGCTAGGGGGTCCTCTCCGTATTCAGGCCGCTGCCGTCCACCTTAGCGGTCTGGCCGACACGACTGAAGTCAATCAGTTTGTAATCGGCTCGCTCCTTGGCAACACGGAAAGTCTGTTCATGGACAGCGAAGAAGGAGGCAGCCATGGAGGCCGGCTTCCAGCCATGATCCTGAGCCGGGCTTTGGAAATTGGAGAGGCGGAAATCAAGGAAGAGTGGAAAGAGATGATGCTTGCGGTTTTATCGGGCGATACGGCTATTCTGCTTGACGGGTATGCGGTCTCTATAGTTTGTGCTACGAGAGGAGGCGAATGGCGCACAGTCAGCGAGCCTACCTCCCAGCTGGTTGTCCGGGGCCCGAAGGATGGCTTTGTGGAGTCAGTGGCCACCAATATTTCCCTTATCCGCCGGAGAATCAAGTCTCCCAAGCTGCGTCTGGAGTACATGAAGATCGGAAGTGAAACCCAGACCCTTGTAGCGCTGATGTATGTAAAAGATATTGCGGGAGAAGATCTGATCAGTGAGGTGCGGGAACGGCTGGGCAAGATTGCTATGGATGAAGTCCTGGAATCCGGTTATGTCGAAGAGCTGATTCAGGACAAAACCTTCACCCCATTCCCGACGATTTATAATTCAGAGCGTCCCGATGTGGCTGCCGGCAATTTGCTGGAGGGGCGGGTAGTGATCATTGTCGACGGAACACCCTTTGTCCTAATTCTGCCGGCAGTGTTCACCCAATTTTTCCAATCGGCAGAGGACTATTCGCAGAGATTCGATATTACCATTTTGATGCGGCTCGTAAGGTATTTGAGTTTTATCGTTCTGATTTTGGGTCCTTCCGTGTATATCTCACTGACCACCTACCATTATGAAATGATTCCGACCACACTCCTGATTAATTTGCTGGCCCAGCGGGAGAATGTGCCGTTCCCGGCTTTTGTCGAGGCACTGCTGATGGAGGGTGCTTTTGAGATCCTCCGCGAAGCCGGTGTGCGCATGCCGCGTGTCATCGGACAGACCGTTTCGGTTGTGGGTGCCCTCATTCTGGGCTCGGCTGTGGTTGAGGCAGGCATTATCACACCGATAATGGTGATTGTCGTCGCATTGACCGGGATTGCCAGCTTTGCAATTCCAGCCTATAACATGGCGATTGCGGGAAGACTTATCCGCTTTGCATTTCTTCTGCTTGCGGGGTTGTTTGGCTTCTATGGGATCGTTCTGGGGCTGATTGTAATGGTGGCGCATATGAACAGCCTGCGTTCCTTCGGCATCCCCTATTTGTCGCCGTTTGTACCACTGTCTGTCAAAGGTCAGAAGGATACCTTTCTGCGACTCCCGGTCTGGCTGATGACTCCCCGCAAATCGCCGCGGCAAATGCGTGCCGAGCAGCCGGAGTTCATGCGTTTGACTACAGGGAATGAGGAACTGCTGGCCCCATTGATCGGCAAGGCGGACAACCCTCCTGAAACGGCGGAAGGGGACCGACCCGATGAACAATAA